A region of Piscinibacter gummiphilus DNA encodes the following proteins:
- a CDS encoding aldehyde dehydrogenase family protein: MRHFDHAYIGGRFVPVLGTETLQTLDPTTERVIGTATLANREDARRAIAAARDAQRTLGRTTKAERISMLKRLQAAVLARTDDIRDATLDEYGGPLSRARWVSQYASQSFANAIAVLEDYDFVRQVGHAEVVMEPVGVSALIVPWNSVAGTMCSKLASALAAGCASIIKPSEFSPLQTRVVAETFHDADLPPGVVNVLLGRGGDVGDELSTNPDVARISFTGSTPTGKLIARAAVDTMKRVSLALTGKSATVLLDDADFRTTVPLALNAAFMNNGQACVAGTRLLVPRARQAEVLDLVRQAVAALRVGNPRDPETAIGPMASRAQYDRIQHYIRLGLEEGATLVTGGEGRPQGLDAGWFVKPTVFADVHGGMAIARDEIFGPVLSILAYDDEDDAVRIANDSAYGLQAYVFSSQPERARRVAMRLDVGSVLINRIAPDVLAPLGGTKQSGVGRELGRFGFESFLEPKALVTD; this comes from the coding sequence ATGCGCCACTTCGACCACGCCTACATCGGCGGCCGCTTCGTTCCCGTGCTGGGAACCGAAACCCTGCAGACCCTCGATCCCACGACGGAACGGGTCATCGGCACCGCCACGCTCGCGAACCGCGAAGACGCGCGGCGGGCCATCGCGGCCGCCCGCGACGCCCAGCGCACGCTCGGCCGCACCACCAAGGCCGAACGCATCTCGATGCTGAAGCGCCTCCAGGCCGCCGTGCTGGCGCGCACGGACGACATCCGCGACGCCACGCTCGACGAGTACGGCGGTCCGCTCTCGCGCGCCCGGTGGGTCAGCCAGTACGCCTCGCAGTCGTTCGCGAACGCGATCGCCGTGCTCGAGGACTACGACTTCGTCCGCCAGGTCGGCCACGCCGAGGTGGTGATGGAACCGGTGGGCGTGTCCGCGCTCATCGTGCCGTGGAACAGCGTGGCCGGCACGATGTGCAGCAAGCTGGCCTCGGCCCTCGCGGCCGGCTGCGCCTCCATCATCAAGCCCAGCGAGTTCAGCCCGCTGCAGACCCGCGTGGTGGCCGAGACCTTCCACGACGCGGACCTGCCGCCCGGGGTCGTCAACGTGCTGCTGGGCCGAGGCGGCGACGTGGGCGACGAACTGAGCACGAACCCCGACGTCGCGAGGATCTCGTTCACGGGCTCCACGCCCACCGGCAAGCTCATCGCACGTGCGGCCGTCGACACGATGAAGCGCGTGAGCCTCGCGCTGACCGGCAAGTCGGCCACCGTGCTGCTGGACGACGCGGACTTCCGGACCACCGTGCCCCTCGCCCTGAACGCGGCCTTCATGAACAACGGCCAGGCCTGTGTCGCGGGCACCCGCCTGCTGGTGCCGCGCGCCCGCCAGGCCGAGGTGCTCGACCTCGTGCGGCAGGCCGTCGCCGCGCTGCGCGTGGGCAATCCCCGCGACCCCGAAACCGCCATCGGCCCGATGGCCAGCCGCGCCCAGTACGACCGCATCCAGCACTACATCCGCCTCGGCCTCGAGGAGGGTGCCACGCTGGTGACCGGCGGCGAAGGCCGACCGCAAGGACTGGACGCCGGCTGGTTCGTGAAGCCGACCGTGTTCGCCGACGTGCACGGCGGCATGGCCATCGCCCGCGACGAGATCTTCGGTCCGGTGCTGTCCATCCTGGCGTACGACGACGAGGACGACGCGGTGCGCATCGCCAACGACTCCGCCTACGGCCTGCAGGCCTACGTGTTCTCGTCACAGCCGGAGCGCGCCCGCCGCGTGGCGATGCGGCTCGACGTGGGGAGCGTGCTGATCAACCGCATCGCCCCGGACGTGCTGGCGCCCCTGGGCGGCACCAAGCAGTCGGGCGTGGGCCGCGAGCTGGGGCGATTCGGCTTCGAATCGTTCCTCGAGCCGAAGGCCCTCGTGACGGACTAA
- a CDS encoding helix-turn-helix domain-containing protein has translation MRFAPTMDGADAAPAAPPAGRPAPGLRGRCHVRLFHDGGFLAKSDAVWKTKRFAATLLMAASGHDLDLEVEGKRSRHGMVAIRPFVTTQLTARDTPFVALDLSPDHRDYRAFTHIPGNGVMDVPRARFASLAQPLQEFHAGGMRGDPSVRLYRRITNLALTMLPPAAPLTPCVEFAKTTLARDASLSVTALSTLCDVSPPRLSKLFAQELGLSLRQYVQWLKIKNALGMMGSGLTLTEIAVGAGFADSAHFSKVWTQTYGASPAYFFSNAEVAVFPSRRSPRFRPPMAPPGSIA, from the coding sequence TTGCGGTTCGCACCAACGATGGACGGTGCGGACGCGGCTCCAGCGGCCCCGCCGGCCGGACGCCCTGCGCCCGGCCTGCGGGGCCGCTGCCACGTGCGGCTCTTCCACGACGGCGGCTTCCTCGCGAAGTCCGACGCGGTGTGGAAGACCAAGCGCTTCGCCGCCACGCTGCTGATGGCCGCCTCGGGCCACGACCTCGACCTGGAGGTGGAAGGCAAGCGCTCGCGGCACGGCATGGTGGCCATCCGCCCGTTCGTCACCACGCAGCTGACCGCGCGCGACACGCCCTTCGTGGCCCTCGACCTGAGCCCGGACCACCGCGACTATCGCGCGTTCACGCACATCCCCGGCAACGGCGTGATGGACGTGCCACGCGCCCGCTTCGCGAGCCTCGCGCAGCCGCTGCAGGAGTTCCACGCGGGCGGCATGCGAGGCGACCCCAGCGTGCGACTCTACCGGCGCATCACCAACCTCGCGCTGACGATGCTCCCGCCGGCCGCACCGCTCACGCCGTGTGTCGAGTTCGCGAAGACCACGCTCGCCCGCGACGCCTCGCTGTCGGTCACGGCGCTGTCGACCCTCTGCGACGTGTCGCCGCCACGCCTGTCGAAGCTGTTCGCGCAGGAGCTGGGCCTGTCGCTGCGGCAGTACGTGCAGTGGCTGAAGATCAAGAATGCGCTCGGCATGATGGGCTCGGGCCTCACGCTCACCGAGATCGCCGTGGGCGCGGGCTTCGCCGACTCGGCGCACTTCAGCAAGGTGTGGACGCAGACCTACGGTGCGTCGCCCGCGTACTTCTTCAGCAACGCGGAGGTGGCGGTGTTCCCCAGCCGCCGGAGCCCGCGGTTCCGGCCGCCCATGGCACCGCCCGGCTCGATCGCCTGA
- a CDS encoding LysR family transcriptional regulator → MHKSGLTELEVVLAVARRQSFRAAALELEMSTSAVSSAVANLEARLGTRLFHRTTRSVSLTQAGRQFAGQVEPAVKQIRDAMAAVNDRQATPTGTLRINSSLGAALMAFQPVMAEYLRRHPGMTLDLVTEGRMLDIVAEGFDAGLRPGPLVPRDMIRVPLGPDVPMVVVGSPQYFARVPRPETLADLARHQCIRARLPSGAPSPWDFVRKGKPVHVDVPGALILDAPLLMREAVLGHLGLAQLAEWYVAADLADGRVEQVLAGDMAPYPGLCLYYSGHRHVPAGLRALIDLVHERRSDPGL, encoded by the coding sequence ATGCACAAGAGCGGCCTCACCGAACTCGAAGTCGTGCTGGCGGTGGCCCGCCGGCAGAGCTTCCGCGCCGCGGCGCTGGAGCTCGAGATGTCCACGTCGGCGGTGAGCAGCGCCGTCGCGAACCTGGAGGCCCGGCTCGGCACGCGGCTGTTCCATCGCACCACGCGCAGCGTGTCGCTGACGCAGGCGGGGCGGCAGTTCGCGGGCCAGGTCGAACCGGCGGTCAAGCAGATCCGGGACGCGATGGCCGCGGTGAACGACCGCCAGGCCACGCCCACGGGCACGCTGCGCATCAACAGCTCGCTGGGCGCGGCACTGATGGCCTTCCAGCCCGTCATGGCCGAATACCTGCGGCGCCACCCGGGCATGACGCTCGACCTCGTCACCGAAGGCCGCATGCTGGACATCGTCGCCGAGGGATTCGACGCCGGCCTGCGCCCGGGCCCGCTCGTGCCGCGCGACATGATCCGCGTGCCCCTCGGGCCGGACGTGCCCATGGTGGTGGTGGGTTCGCCGCAGTACTTCGCCCGCGTTCCCAGGCCGGAGACGCTCGCCGACCTGGCCCGGCACCAGTGCATCCGGGCGCGTTTGCCCAGCGGTGCGCCGTCGCCCTGGGACTTCGTCCGCAAGGGCAAGCCGGTTCATGTCGACGTGCCCGGGGCGCTGATCCTCGACGCCCCGCTGCTGATGCGCGAGGCCGTGCTGGGTCACCTGGGGCTGGCGCAACTGGCCGAATGGTACGTCGCGGCCGACCTGGCCGACGGGCGGGTGGAGCAGGTGCTGGCCGGCGACATGGCGCCGTATCCGGGGCTGTGCCTCTACTACTCCGGCCATCGCCACGTTCCGGCGGGCTTGCGCGCGCTGATCGACCTCGTCCACGAACGCCGGTCCGATCCGGGGCTTTGA
- a CDS encoding YciI family protein, which produces MLFIIFLRFGPNRSQAGQWMAGHNQWIQQGLDDGVFLVAGSLDNAQGGVVLAGNADSAEVQARVWQDPFVVHGVVTAEVHAVSPSRLSAGMADLLRAAA; this is translated from the coding sequence ATGTTGTTCATCATCTTTCTCCGGTTCGGCCCCAACCGGTCCCAGGCGGGCCAGTGGATGGCCGGGCACAACCAGTGGATCCAGCAGGGGCTCGACGACGGGGTCTTCCTGGTGGCGGGGTCGCTCGACAACGCGCAGGGCGGGGTCGTGCTCGCGGGGAACGCGGACAGCGCCGAGGTGCAGGCCCGGGTCTGGCAGGACCCGTTCGTGGTCCATGGCGTGGTGACGGCCGAGGTGCATGCCGTGTCGCCGTCGCGCCTGTCGGCGGGGATGGCCGACCTGCTGCGGGCCGCGGCATGA
- a CDS encoding TetR/AcrR family transcriptional regulator encodes MTVATTRDRIVEAADALFYQRGFEKTSFAGIADAVGLSRGNFYYHFKTKDEILDAVIALRAARTQAMLDEWTALAPTPLDRLRCFAEMLIHNREAIQHHGCPVGTLCAELAKSAHPASGNAAMIFGQFRDWLREQFEALGHAGDADALAMHLLSRSQGIAALANAFHDEAFIRHEVERIDAWLASLAPKPTATRARRAKNTHS; translated from the coding sequence ATGACCGTCGCCACCACGCGGGACCGCATCGTCGAAGCGGCCGATGCGCTGTTCTACCAGCGCGGCTTCGAGAAGACCTCGTTCGCCGGCATCGCCGATGCGGTCGGGCTGTCGCGCGGCAACTTCTACTACCACTTCAAGACGAAGGACGAGATCCTCGACGCGGTGATCGCGTTGCGTGCGGCACGCACCCAGGCGATGCTGGACGAGTGGACGGCGCTCGCGCCCACGCCGCTCGACCGGTTGCGCTGTTTCGCCGAGATGCTGATCCACAACCGCGAGGCGATCCAGCACCACGGCTGCCCCGTGGGCACGTTGTGCGCCGAGCTCGCGAAGTCGGCGCACCCGGCCTCGGGCAACGCCGCGATGATCTTCGGCCAGTTCCGCGACTGGCTGCGCGAGCAGTTCGAGGCGCTCGGCCACGCCGGCGACGCCGATGCGCTCGCGATGCACCTGCTGTCGCGCAGCCAGGGCATTGCCGCGCTGGCCAATGCCTTCCACGACGAGGCCTTCATCCGGCACGAGGTCGAGCGGATCGACGCGTGGCTGGCCTCGCTGGCCCCGAAGCCGACCGCCACACGCGCGCGGCGCGCGAAGAACACCCACTCCTGA
- a CDS encoding class I SAM-dependent methyltransferase: MRIRFVQDIFDRLRGKNTVGRGLAVTVTDTQDTGIDRLFETFPSAGFEINGRTRKHLTNVNADRGVTEQTLSLLCKQFPSNRTGIKVLNVGCGKKNQMDFLAALGFEAYGVDFDIDEDSEHIRFHDLNTQDDLPFGDLRFDAVICQEIIEHIENPWLLFRKVKKVLKTGGTLIVTTPNISSNHSKRVFNGNNVGFFAYFDPVNLWQHINPIPYWEMIHIATFNGFETLGLSGNNEFYVTYTPKKAGAQRDATIQNNDVLHYLLRNTNEDIRLYSPVPTHNYDWSAGARTARTEP, encoded by the coding sequence ATGCGAATCCGGTTCGTGCAGGACATCTTCGATCGACTCAGGGGCAAGAACACGGTGGGCCGCGGCCTGGCCGTGACGGTGACCGACACGCAGGACACCGGCATCGACCGCCTGTTCGAGACCTTCCCGTCCGCGGGGTTCGAGATCAACGGCCGCACGCGGAAGCACCTGACGAACGTGAACGCCGACCGCGGTGTCACCGAGCAGACGCTGTCGCTGCTGTGCAAGCAGTTCCCGTCGAACCGCACCGGCATCAAGGTGCTGAACGTGGGCTGCGGCAAGAAGAACCAGATGGACTTCCTGGCCGCACTCGGGTTCGAAGCCTACGGCGTCGACTTCGACATCGACGAGGACTCGGAACACATCCGCTTCCACGACCTGAACACGCAGGACGACCTGCCCTTCGGCGACCTGCGCTTCGACGCCGTGATCTGCCAGGAGATCATCGAGCACATCGAGAACCCGTGGCTGCTGTTCCGCAAGGTCAAGAAGGTGCTGAAGACCGGCGGCACGCTGATCGTCACCACGCCCAACATCTCGTCGAACCACAGCAAGCGCGTGTTCAACGGCAACAACGTGGGCTTCTTCGCCTACTTCGACCCGGTGAACCTCTGGCAGCACATCAACCCGATCCCGTACTGGGAGATGATCCACATCGCCACGTTCAACGGGTTCGAGACGCTCGGGCTGTCCGGCAACAACGAGTTCTACGTCACCTACACGCCGAAGAAGGCGGGCGCGCAGCGCGACGCCACGATCCAGAACAACGACGTGCTGCACTACCTGCTGCGGAACACGAACGAGGACATCCGGCTCTACAGCCCGGTGCCCACGCACAACTACGACTGGTCGGCCGGGGCGCGCACCGCGCGGACGGAACCCTGA
- a CDS encoding DNA-3-methyladenine glycosylase I, with protein sequence MTVTGTDGQPRCRWCAAAPEFEAYHDREWGFPVADDTRLFEKICLEAFQSGLSWRTILAKRENFRRAFDGFDFRRVARFGEKDVARLLQDEGIVRHRGKIEAVIHNAARAVELQAEHGSLAAYFWRFEIDPASAAEPQTVTTAPEAVALAKDLKKRGWKFVGPTTVYAFMQAMGLVNDHATGCVVAKQVARARDAFDVPA encoded by the coding sequence ATGACGGTCACCGGCACCGACGGCCAGCCGCGCTGCCGCTGGTGCGCGGCGGCGCCGGAGTTCGAGGCGTACCACGACCGCGAGTGGGGCTTCCCGGTCGCGGACGACACGCGGCTGTTCGAGAAGATCTGCCTGGAGGCGTTCCAGTCGGGCCTGAGCTGGCGAACCATCCTCGCCAAGCGTGAGAACTTCCGGCGGGCGTTCGACGGCTTCGACTTCCGCCGCGTGGCCCGCTTCGGCGAGAAGGACGTCGCCCGCCTGCTGCAGGACGAAGGCATCGTGCGCCACCGCGGGAAGATCGAGGCGGTGATCCACAACGCCGCGCGGGCCGTGGAACTGCAGGCGGAGCACGGGTCGCTGGCCGCCTACTTCTGGCGGTTCGAGATCGACCCCGCCAGCGCGGCGGAACCGCAGACCGTCACCACCGCGCCCGAGGCCGTGGCGCTGGCCAAGGACCTGAAGAAGCGCGGCTGGAAGTTCGTGGGCCCGACGACGGTCTACGCGTTCATGCAGGCCATGGGCCTCGTGAACGACCACGCGACCGGCTGTGTGGTGGCGAAGCAGGTCGCGCGGGCCCGGGACGCCTTCGACGTGCCGGCTTAG
- a CDS encoding type II toxin-antitoxin system HipA family toxin, with translation MRHDDLFLWYLGDPAAPRPVGALKLVASGKGVSLRYDTAWLDTGFALSEDLPLVDIEHLPPGRLSADAQRAVGAVDDARPDRWGEKVIRFVDKPRRLSLMEYLFYAGDDRFGALGVSTSPDTYLPREGSPLPRLEQAQRLSEVVAKIDAAEPITEVEAKIVRGGGSLGGAKPKALIDIDGEQWVIKFFNGEPVDSPLVEHATMTLAARAGITVAETRMVPLATGNAIAVRRFDREPGRRIHSVSAGTAIRAATASGAEPDMGYPELARILRRVGVTEDDRHRRDARELFRRMVFNILVDNTDDHEKNHSLRVVNPFANGRLTLAPAYDVLPSNSGQGYQEFTCGLEGRDSTLSNAMSQCDAFGLLPAEAAADVADVIAVVDTWQAHFAEAGVTARDIEGLAERIDGDELHGQRRAFDAASFASAPVRRRRGSPFGRG, from the coding sequence ATGCGCCACGACGACCTGTTCCTCTGGTACCTCGGCGACCCGGCCGCGCCCCGCCCCGTGGGGGCGCTCAAGCTCGTTGCTTCCGGCAAGGGCGTCTCGCTGCGCTACGACACGGCATGGCTCGACACCGGTTTCGCGCTCAGCGAAGACCTGCCGCTCGTGGACATCGAGCACCTTCCCCCCGGCCGGCTCTCGGCCGATGCGCAGCGCGCGGTGGGCGCCGTCGACGACGCGAGGCCGGACCGCTGGGGCGAGAAGGTCATCCGCTTCGTCGACAAGCCCCGGCGCCTCTCCTTGATGGAGTACCTCTTCTACGCCGGAGACGATCGGTTCGGTGCCCTGGGGGTTTCCACGTCGCCGGACACCTATCTGCCGCGCGAAGGCAGCCCGCTGCCCCGCCTCGAGCAGGCACAACGGCTGAGCGAGGTGGTGGCCAAGATCGATGCGGCGGAGCCCATCACCGAGGTCGAAGCGAAGATCGTGCGGGGCGGCGGCAGCCTGGGCGGGGCGAAGCCCAAGGCGCTCATCGACATCGACGGCGAGCAGTGGGTCATCAAGTTCTTCAACGGCGAACCCGTCGACAGCCCGCTCGTCGAACACGCGACGATGACCCTTGCGGCCCGCGCGGGCATCACCGTGGCCGAGACCCGCATGGTTCCCCTCGCCACGGGCAACGCCATCGCGGTGCGCCGCTTCGACCGTGAACCCGGCCGCCGCATCCACAGCGTCTCCGCGGGCACGGCCATCCGGGCCGCCACGGCGTCCGGGGCCGAGCCCGACATGGGCTATCCCGAGCTGGCGCGCATCCTGCGCCGCGTCGGTGTCACCGAGGACGACCGCCATCGGCGCGATGCCCGCGAGCTCTTCCGCCGCATGGTCTTCAACATCCTGGTCGACAACACCGACGACCACGAGAAGAACCATTCCCTGCGGGTCGTGAACCCGTTCGCCAACGGCCGCCTGACGCTGGCGCCGGCGTACGACGTGCTGCCCAGCAACTCGGGGCAGGGCTACCAGGAATTCACGTGCGGCCTCGAGGGGCGCGATTCGACGCTCTCGAACGCCATGTCGCAGTGCGATGCCTTCGGTCTGCTGCCCGCCGAGGCGGCGGCCGACGTCGCGGACGTCATCGCCGTGGTGGACACCTGGCAGGCGCACTTCGCCGAGGCGGGTGTGACGGCACGCGACATCGAGGGCCTGGCCGAACGCATCGATGGCGACGAACTGCACGGGCAGCGCCGTGCTTTCGATGCAGCGTCCTTCGCGTCGGCGCCGGTCAGGCGCCGGCGCGGCAGTCCGTTTGGTCGGGGCTGA
- a CDS encoding leucine-rich repeat-containing protein kinase family protein, with translation MTAADSSTEILLRLRAGELLGSTRLDLRGCSLAELPPEVLTLAGTLEVLDLTGNQLSSLPPALAQLTKLHTLFASNNRFTVLPPVLGQLPVLDTLGFKANRIAEVPAESLSPSLRWLILTDNRIPAMPSTLTACPRMQKLMLAGNRLSRLPEGMDRLQRLELLRLSANRFERVGDALPGELLSLPRLAWLAHAGNPFSEAREHTLAEAPAIPWSELQMQDVLGEGASGHIHAARWVPAGAPAQDVAVKLFKGAVTSDGLPECEMAATLAAGRHPDLVGALGVLEGHPSGTHGLVLPRLASHWKPLAGPPSMATCTRDVYADGLRLPASHADALARAATAALDHLHARGLTHGDLYAHNLLVDGCGRGLVSDFGAASFLPGEDPERAEALKRVDRRALQVLLDELSGLREPRSMA, from the coding sequence ATGACTGCCGCCGACTCTTCCACTGAAATTCTGTTGCGCCTGCGAGCCGGCGAACTGCTGGGCAGCACCCGCCTCGACCTGCGCGGCTGCTCGCTCGCCGAATTGCCGCCCGAGGTGCTCACACTGGCCGGCACGCTCGAGGTGCTGGACCTGACCGGCAACCAGCTGTCGTCCTTGCCTCCGGCGCTGGCGCAGCTGACGAAGCTGCACACGCTGTTCGCCTCGAACAACCGCTTCACGGTGCTGCCGCCGGTGCTGGGCCAGCTGCCGGTGCTGGACACGCTGGGCTTCAAGGCCAACCGGATCGCCGAGGTGCCGGCGGAGTCGCTGTCGCCTTCGTTGCGCTGGCTGATCCTCACGGACAACCGCATCCCCGCGATGCCGTCCACGCTGACCGCGTGCCCGCGGATGCAGAAGCTGATGCTGGCGGGCAACCGGCTCTCGCGGCTGCCCGAGGGCATGGACCGGCTGCAGCGGCTGGAACTGCTGCGGCTGTCGGCGAACCGCTTCGAGCGTGTGGGCGATGCGCTCCCCGGCGAACTGCTTTCGCTGCCCCGGCTGGCCTGGCTCGCCCATGCGGGCAACCCGTTCAGCGAGGCCCGCGAGCACACGCTGGCCGAGGCCCCGGCGATCCCCTGGTCCGAGCTTCAGATGCAGGACGTGTTGGGCGAGGGCGCATCGGGACACATCCACGCCGCGCGCTGGGTGCCGGCCGGCGCCCCCGCGCAGGACGTGGCGGTCAAGCTGTTCAAGGGGGCGGTCACCAGCGACGGCCTGCCCGAGTGCGAGATGGCCGCCACGCTGGCCGCGGGCCGCCACCCGGACCTCGTGGGCGCGCTCGGCGTGCTGGAAGGCCATCCGTCGGGCACGCACGGCCTCGTGCTGCCACGCCTCGCGTCCCACTGGAAGCCGCTGGCCGGCCCGCCGAGCATGGCGACCTGCACGCGGGACGTCTACGCGGACGGCCTGCGCCTGCCCGCGTCACACGCCGACGCCCTCGCACGCGCGGCGACGGCGGCGCTCGACCACCTGCACGCGCGCGGCCTCACGCACGGCGACCTGTACGCGCACAACCTGCTGGTGGACGGGTGCGGGCGCGGGCTCGTCAGCGACTTCGGGGCGGCGTCGTTCCTGCCGGGGGAGGACCCGGAGCGGGCGGAGGCGTTGAAACGGGTGGACCGGCGGGCGCTGCAGGTGCTGCTGGACGAGTTGTCGGGGCTCCGAGAGCCTCGGTCGATGGCATGA
- a CDS encoding TetR/AcrR family transcriptional regulator, with the protein MSAELSPKAAEIVAHTRSLLVAGGYNSFSYADLAARVNIAKASIHHHFPSKAVLVKTVVSLYRGEARAGLASLEQQFDDPLSELNAYADYWAACIRSGESPFCICAMLATELPTLPEDVAAEVQAHFHDLNAWLAGVLKRGAAADQFHLLNSPAMSARAFMAVVHGAMLMARALGDPKAFATIVQPAILKLTQAA; encoded by the coding sequence ATGTCCGCAGAACTTTCTCCCAAGGCCGCCGAGATCGTCGCCCACACGCGCTCGCTGCTGGTCGCGGGCGGCTACAACAGCTTCAGCTATGCCGACCTCGCGGCGCGGGTCAACATCGCCAAGGCCAGCATCCACCACCACTTCCCGAGCAAGGCGGTGCTCGTGAAGACCGTCGTCTCGCTGTACCGCGGCGAAGCCCGGGCCGGGCTGGCGTCGCTGGAGCAGCAGTTCGACGACCCGCTGTCGGAACTCAACGCCTACGCGGACTACTGGGCGGCCTGCATCCGGAGCGGCGAATCGCCGTTCTGCATCTGCGCCATGCTCGCGACTGAATTGCCTACCTTGCCCGAGGACGTGGCGGCGGAAGTGCAGGCGCATTTCCACGACCTGAACGCGTGGCTCGCCGGGGTGCTCAAGCGCGGTGCCGCGGCCGACCAGTTCCATCTGCTCAACAGTCCCGCCATGTCGGCCCGCGCGTTCATGGCCGTCGTGCACGGAGCGATGCTGATGGCCCGTGCGCTGGGTGACCCCAAGGCCTTCGCGACCATCGTCCAGCCGGCCATCCTGAAGCTGACCCAGGCGGCCTGA
- a CDS encoding DNA-binding protein: MPKTARALLQLPPATAAAIEKLGADLAVARLRRKESLKTWATRMGVSVPTLQRLEAGDSAVGIGIVATALWLIQRDGELGRLAAPEHDQGAIEMGVREAVELGRARARASAEARTRAAPKKD, from the coding sequence ATGCCAAAGACTGCACGCGCCCTCCTGCAACTGCCTCCTGCCACGGCGGCCGCCATTGAGAAGCTCGGTGCCGACCTGGCGGTGGCCCGCCTGCGGCGGAAGGAATCGCTGAAGACCTGGGCCACGCGCATGGGGGTCTCCGTGCCCACGCTGCAGCGCCTGGAGGCTGGCGATTCCGCGGTGGGCATCGGCATCGTCGCCACGGCCCTCTGGCTCATCCAGCGCGACGGCGAACTGGGGCGGCTCGCGGCACCCGAACACGATCAGGGGGCCATCGAGATGGGGGTGCGCGAGGCCGTCGAACTGGGCCGGGCGCGCGCCCGCGCGTCCGCCGAGGCGCGCACCCGCGCCGCGCCGAAGAAGGACTGA
- a CDS encoding DUF481 domain-containing protein — protein MPVRCPPFLHCLLALAAATLTLPASAQTRGWLRYTDGNAVSGELVEPGRFRSDRFGELNFLPAEARFEADATPPVATATAEVPPSPVPIASGWAPSLWSVRLSGYWEDDDGSTTSDAAIDFEATWRRSAGELDLAINTDFKVVDGDVDNNEQTARGRWFHDLSPRWFAVGLAKARRSRMTIDPLPALDTLLLQGSLGLGARKEWSLRSRSRVALGHDWITVDFLKYDLRVRTHATSFFLENNLQLSPRVRFNNTFYGYLWEDGSWGTDSDAEMLYAINETLSVGLRHEYRHNTVDLDLGSYHKLSLTTRLSF, from the coding sequence ATGCCCGTTCGCTGCCCCCCGTTCCTCCACTGCCTCCTGGCGCTCGCCGCCGCCACCCTCACCCTCCCCGCCTCCGCCCAGACCCGCGGCTGGCTCCGCTACACCGACGGCAACGCCGTTTCGGGCGAGCTGGTGGAGCCCGGGCGGTTCCGCTCGGACCGGTTCGGCGAACTGAACTTCCTCCCGGCCGAAGCGCGGTTCGAGGCGGATGCCACGCCGCCGGTGGCCACCGCCACCGCCGAAGTACCGCCGTCGCCCGTGCCCATCGCTTCGGGCTGGGCCCCGTCGCTGTGGTCCGTGCGCCTGTCCGGCTACTGGGAGGACGACGACGGGTCGACCACCAGCGACGCCGCGATCGACTTCGAGGCCACGTGGCGCCGGTCCGCGGGTGAGCTCGACCTGGCGATCAACACCGACTTCAAGGTGGTGGACGGCGACGTCGACAACAACGAGCAGACCGCACGCGGCCGCTGGTTCCACGATCTCTCGCCGAGGTGGTTCGCCGTGGGCCTCGCGAAGGCTCGCCGCAGCCGCATGACCATCGACCCGCTGCCCGCGCTCGACACGCTGCTGCTGCAGGGCTCACTGGGCCTGGGCGCGCGCAAGGAATGGTCGCTTCGCTCGCGCAGCCGGGTGGCGCTGGGCCACGACTGGATCACGGTGGACTTCCTGAAGTACGACCTGCGCGTCCGCACGCACGCGACCTCGTTCTTCCTCGAGAACAACCTGCAGCTGAGCCCGCGCGTGCGCTTCAACAACACGTTCTACGGCTACCTGTGGGAAGACGGCTCGTGGGGCACCGACAGCGATGCGGAAATGCTCTACGCGATCAACGAGACCTTGAGCGTGGGCCTGCGCCACGAGTACCGCCACAACACGGTGGACCTCGACCTCGGGTCGTACCACAAGCTCAGCCTGACCACCCGGTTGAGCTTCTGA